The genomic window AAGAAAGtcactcttaagcaggctctttctttcttatctgttCCTCCTCCAGGCCCTGGATTATTGTCACAGCATGGGAATTATGCACAGAGATGTGAAGCCCCATAATGTCATGATTGATCACGAGCACAGAAAGGTAAAGTGATAGACCAACAAGTCTTATTTATCAATATGATAGAGTttaggcacttgataaatgtttggtaaacGAATGAACTCATTAACAAATCATAATGTTGAAACCACTATCATATTCCTAAGAATGCTATCAAGAAGGAAatagatttggggcgcctggctgagtcagtaggtggagcatgcagttcttgatctcggggtcgtgagttcaaaccccatgttgggtgtagagattacttttaagaAAGGAGGgggacgcctggtggctcagtcagttaagcgtccgactttggctcaggtcgtaatctcatagttcatggttTTGGTCCTCTCGtgggactgtgtgctgacagctcagagcctggagcctgctttggattctgtgtctccctctctctctgaccctccccagcttgcactctgtctttctatgtctcagaaagaaataaacattagaaaaacaacaacaacagattaGTGGGCAAAACATTAACTTTGGGCAGGGAAGCTGGCTTCtagtttcatttattaaataattaatctcTTGGGAAACTCATttacctcctttttcttttataatgggtataataataattGCTCTGCATGCCACTAGACTATTATGAGAGTCAAGTATACACGGCTGTGACATagataaaatattcagaaaatgctGCTGCTTATTAGCAAGTGTCATGAGGCCCCCGAACTTTACAAATGCTTTTAATGAGAGCTGCACTGACCACATGACTTTATAATCAGTTTTTTAAGGTGACCAAGCCCACCTTTTATAGGCAGTAATAGCTATCTGTTGTATACTTTGGGGACAtagttgatttattcattcaactaatattcATTTAGACTCACACTGTTTAAGAAGTATTGTTCTAGAGGCTGGGGATATATGTGTGagacaaatagacaaaaaaattcTTGTCCGTAGGGAGCTTGCATTTGCAGGAGGCTGGTGGAATAGAAAGTTAATAGTGATATTactggaagaggggcacctgggtggcccagctggtgctgactttggctcaggtcataatctcacggtttcgttcatgagtttgagccctgcatcaggctcactatTTGTCGGCGTAGAaaccgcttcggatcctctgttccctctgatcctctctctgcccctcccctgctgatagTCTCTGTGGTGATGtggaagagaaatcataaatagGGAATCGTAAAGGGTGTTAGGGTTTTAAATAAGGTTGTAAAAGAGAAGGTTTCATTGGGAAGGTGACGCTTGAATGACATTTGGAGGGAACCAGCCATgtaatctcaaaaacaaatgtgtcCCAGATAGAGGAAatggcaggtgcaaaggccctgaggcaagaatGTGCCTGGCATGTTGGATAGATAGAGCTAGATAGAATGAACAGGGGGGAGCGAAACAAAATGAGATCAAAGAGATAGAGAACCACATCATGTAAAACCTTAAAGATCATTGTCAGGCCTTTTCTCTGAAGATGCAGAGCTTTTTTTGCAGGGTTTGAGCAGAGGGTTGACATGCTGtcacttaaatttttaagaattcattaCACATCTTttagaacaattaaaaatagtgacaataccacatgctggcaaggatgcagagaaactccATCTCTAATGCACTGCCAGCAGGAACATGGAGTGGcccagccattttggaaaatatcagACTATTGTTTCTTcgtttgttggtttcttttttttttaacgtttatttatttttgaaagagtgcaagcaagggaggggcagagagagggggacagaggatctgaagcaggctctgcactgacagcaacaagcctgatgtgggtcttgaactcacaaactgcgagatcatgacctgagccgaagtcggccactcaaccaactgagccagccagatgcccctactttgttggtttcttaaaaagctaaacGTATGCTTACCAAACAGTCCGGGAATATGGCATTtatcccaaagaaacaaaaaacttaggTCCACCCAAAAACCTATATATGGACATAGCTTTTTTTGTAATAGctcaaaatggagaaaaacccaaatgtccttcagtgggtgaatgggtAATTGAACCGTGGCATTATGTGGTAGTATTACTAAGTAGTAttcttcagcattaaaaaggaaagaactaggggctcctggggctggcttagttggtggagcgtgtgagTCTTGGGCTcggggttataagttcaagccctgtgttagttgtagagattatttaaaaataaaatcttttttaaaaaaaggaaagaactactAGTAATGCACCAACTTGGTGAATCTCATCCTGagtgaaaaaaatcagtcacAAAAAGTTACATTAATGGGTccattttcaaaatgacaaaattggaGCTTGAAAACAGAGGTTGCACCAGGGGTTAGGAAGTGAGGGGAAGGGATAGCACAAGGGATATATGTGGTGATTAAACAGGTCAATGTCTTCTGGAAGTTACCTGAACCTACGTGTGATAAAATTGCAAGAACTACACACAAATGCATGTATatcaaactgaaaaataagatCTTCCTGaatcataatcatttttaaatgaaaagcttttgctcTTTCAAAAGTAGAGAATAGAGGCGCAGGGCAAGAGtgaaagcagggagaccagttaggaaaaGAGACTGTTCCAGGAAGTCAAACAagaggtggtggtggcagtggatGTGATGATCACGGTCAGAATAATGGTAGAGCAGCCATTTGTCAGATTTGCTGTGAGGTGTAAGGGAAACAAGAACCCAGGGTGAAAATTTTTGGCCTGAATGACAGGATGAATAGAATTACTTTTAACTGAGGGGGGAGAGGCTGTGGGTGAAGCAGGTTTTGCAGGGAGTGTTCAGGAGGTTTTGTTTGATAGGTCTATCGGGTGGCTAAAAGAGTCAGTTGGCAGGAGGCACAGGCTGGGGAGTCTAGGGGGGGAAGGCTGAGGTGCTGTGTGTGAAGCCATAGACCAGAAATGGTCATCTGGAAGTacttgttgatttaaaaaaaaaaaaaaaaaaaaggtcaaggaGAGCTCTGAGGCACTAATGTTAaggggttaaaaagaaaaagcataaaaaggTTATgctttcttttgtgctttttattacatttccACTCATTGCTGATACAAGGTAAACGCTGTACCTAGTTAACAGTGAACTTACACGGACAGGCCCAGAGTGATCGGCATTACTCAGGCCCTACTGCTTATACTTGAGATCATGGTCATGCTTTGCACAGTGAGCAAATAAGCTTGCCTCTTGGGCTTGCCTActgctttttccattttgagGACACAGTTTGGTCAGAATTGTTTGTGTGGCTTTTCCCTTACTTcgttcactcagcaaatattttttatttttcttttgtgtactgGGCATTATGTTGCATTCTAAAAATTGCAGAAATGAATTACACAGTCTCTTCCCTTAAGGAGCTTACAGTgcatattgaaaaagaaagagagaaaatgaatatacaGTAAAGAGTTGTAAGttctattaaagaaatatatttggggTTCAGGGGACTAAAGGCATGGGTTAGTTCTACTTGGATAATTAGAAAAGACTTCATTGAAGGGCTAACTTAAATACCTCAAAAAATAGGGATATGTTCAGTAGGCGTCTAGGTTGGATAGCAGAAGACATTCTAGTCAGAAGAGCAGTTTGAGAAATTGTGCAGAAATGCAGAATAGATGGTGTTTTTCGGAAACTAGATCATGGAGAACCCTGTATGCCAAGCTAAGAAGTTTGATTTTCATTCTAAATGCTGTAAATAGGTAGTCACTGGAAAGGTTTCAGTAGTGACATGGCTGGTATTTTTaagagtattctttttttcccccaatttatttattattattatttaacgtttatttattattgagagacagagagagacagagcatgagcatgggagggccagagagaggaggagacatagaatccgaagctggctccaggctctgagctgtcagcacagagcccaacgtggggctcagacccaccaactgcgagattatgacctgagccaagtcggacgcttaaccgactgagccacgcaggcgccccttttaaGAGTATTCTGATGGCAGTGTGTGGGGTAGCATGAAAGATAAAATTGCTCATGATttattcttccctcttttttaatttcagctacGACTAATAGACTGGGGTTTGGCTGAGTTTTACCATCCTGGCCAAGAATACAATGTCAGAGTTGCTTCCCGATACTTCAAAGGTCCTGAGCTACTTGTAGACTATCAGGTGAGAAGAGAAGGGCGGATAAAATTTCGGTCCTGTGTTTTGCACATAATTTGTAAAAATGTCGTTTTGTGCATTTGAGTAGGCCATTTATGCACATACATGGCTGTCCCTTTTATATGAATGTAAAACATGAGTCACTTCAGTTCATCCATCATAACTTGCTCTTATTTTCATAACGTCAGGAGAATATGAATAGATCTGCATTTGATCCTAACTGAAGAGAAGGTACACCAGAGATACTCTTTGGAGTCAAATTGAGAATTGTAAGGTTTAACCAAccttaaaataaactcaaaaatgttCTCTTGTGATTTTcctaaattgtattttaaagacCTTCCCCTTgaccaaaaaagaacaaaaaccctCTTTCTCCTCACAGGAACAAAATCCTTGGGAGTACCTTTCATGCCCGCTCCTCGCAGGTGTTTTTATCAGACACATTGAGAAGTTCAAACTCTGTCCTAGAAATGGCTTTTCTGGGATCTTGAAGCTATAATGCAGAGCCCAAAACACATTTTATGcataaaaatattcttcacaACATTGTTTATAAtggtgatgaaaaataaaacactatctAATTATaggagaaattaaagattaaattcTGAAACATTTATGCACTAAAATAATGCTACACATTAAAAGGTTTCCATGGCCTGTAACAGTGTGGGACCTTCTTAGGTAAGTGAAAAGAGTAAATTCCAAATAGTATACAGATTGTTTTGAAACGGGGGTGGGGCGGGTAtatagaaaaaagactgaaaagaaatacatgaaggTGTTAACTGGTTTTTGGACTTTTGGACTTTGGGTCAGTGGAGTGATATATACTTTTAATAGTAAAGagcagtattttattttgaattgcaAGATATTTCATGTAtgataactaattttttttttactttaatgcaGATGTATGATTATAGTTTGGATATGTGGAGCTTGGGTTGTATGCTGGCAAGTATGATCTTCCGGAAGGAGCCATTTTTCCATGGACATGACAATTATGATCAGGTGATAATTTTGTTCCTATTAGGGAACTTACTGGTCTAACTTAATGATGGCTAGATCTGCCTACCCATTTAGAAACTACTACGGATCTTGCTAAAATACGGATGACCAGCCCCCACTTGAGACTTGTTAATTCAGAATCTCCAAGGGGGGGCCCTATAATATCTTCAATTCATTGCTTATTCAGCCAAACTGACATTGATTTTCAGACTGGTGTTTTGGGAGCCTTTTGAAATCAGAGTTTTTCTCTTAGTCGTCTTAATTTGCAGTGCTTGCTTTATTGCAAAATATAcatggaaattttttatttttttatttttataagtttacttattttgagagaaagtgtgagcaggggaggggcagagagagagagagaaaatcccaagcggcctccaggctatcagcacagagcccgacacaggactcgaactcataaaccatgagattgtgacctaagccgaaaccaagagtcagatgcttaaccaaatgagccacccaggtgcccctgaaaattattttataaaacatatacaatTAAAAGAATACtggtttaagaaataaaacattacctTAGAATCTCCTAGTGTAAGCTTTCATTAAAGAGTTGTTTCCCCCAACATGTTGGGAATGTTTCCTCCAACGTGTTGGGTTTTATATGTAGTGTTTCTGTGATCCTTTTGTCTCTTTATACGGATTAAGTTGATGTTTGTAGATGATGTTTTTTATACTAGCTTCACTTTCCCATAAAGAACAAGGGGCCATTTCTTTCAAAAGAACCTGGAATGATTCTAGGACATTGTGGAAGGTACTGTTGCTTTATTTGAGCACAATGACCATTTTTAATGAGTCAAAGAATACCACCTGAATTCAGTTAAAAATCAGTAACCCTATTCTCAGGACCATGCAGTCCAAGcagtacagaaaaaaagaatagtcacTTCTCTCAAATAGTTCATAGTCTATCCAGTAAGGGAACTGAACATATAAGGAAATAAGTTACAGTCATAAATGTCAGAGTAGAATCATAGACCAGGTACAAAAGGCAGTTGTGGTGGGAGAGTGGTCTGAATGTACAAGAGCAGCTTCCCAGAAGAAGGGACATCTTCAGTTGGGCTGTGAAGCAGGACAGTGCTTGATCAAGGAGACATTTCAAGGGGAAGGAAGCAGGTTATAAGACCATTtgttcgggtgcctgggtggctgagtcgttaagtgtccgacttcagctcgggccgtggtctcatggtttatgagttcaagccccacatcgggctctgtgctaacagctcagagtctggagcctgcttcggattctgtgtctccctctgtctctgctcctaccccgttcacgctctgtgtctctctatccctcaaaaatgaataaacgttaaattttttttttttttttgcttttttcctgacACTTTCACATTGAGTGATAATTTAGGGAATTTTATATGGAAATCCATTCCTGCCATGcaaagaaatttgaaatatattgttAGAAGTTAGCATTCATACCTGTAGTCATGGTGACCCCTTTCTGTTAATTCAGTTAAAGCCGGTTGATTTAATTATGTAATGTGTTTGTGGTGTGGGTTTTTGTGTCTCTTCAATCCTAGTTGGTGAGGATAGCCAAGGTTCTGGGGACAGAAGATTTATATGACTATATTGACAAATACAACATTGAATTAGATCCACGTTTCAATGATATCTTGGGCAGGTAAGTCCTAAAACAAAATAGTTACATTTTCTTTGCCAACACACTTTTCTCTGCAAGTATGTCGGTGGTCTGGCCATGCAGGGTGCTGCATGAACGGGTCTGTTGTAAAAGGATTGCACCAAATGGCCTATTTCCCAGATTCACTTACCAGGAGTTTGAGTGTGGAGATTATGGTTACAGATTCCTGTCAAGTGAATGAAATGTGTAGAGTCAAAAACCAAAATCTCTTGATTTAGCTTGTTTCTCCAAATGACAAAAGCCCTCTCTAAGGgagaaataggaaaaggaaatgcaTGCTTCAAGACTGATCTGCAAACCGTGAATGCTGACAATAGGAATTAGACACAATACGAATCGATTAGCCACTTAACTGGAGGAGGTGGACTTGCCTGATGAAAAAAGGCTTCTGCTGGCCAAGTGGCAGAGATGCCAGGAATTGctgtgggggtgggaaagaggccTGGTGACCCAGCCACCTGACCTCTTTACTACACAGGACAGGGGCCTTTAATCCTATCAAGTAACCTGAATTATGTTTTGTAGAATCGTGAGGACCCAGATTTCTCTTTTCTGCAACACTGCTATTTCCAGTCTCTCCAATTAGCTTTGTTGTCTCCCTAGTGGCAGAGGGTACATGACCTACTCTCTTGAGTTCTGATCTCTCTTTGCTATTGGCTGGGCTCCTAGCCACTAAAGAAAATGTAGGAGTGAAATGTTGGGCTTCTGTGCCCCTCGGTCTATTTCTCATTCCCACTTTGGCTCTACAGACACTCCCGTAAGCGATGGGAACGCTTTGTCCACAGTGAAAACCAGCACCTTGTCAGCCCCGAGGCCTTGGATTTCTTGGACAAGCTGCTGCGATATGACCACCAGTCACGGCTTACCGCAAGAGAGGCCATGGAGCACCCCTATTTCTGTGAGTCTAACTGTCCAGTCCACAGAGCCTGTGCAGGCCCACCCAGGAGACTGTGCAAGGCAGGGGAGAATATGTGTTGTGAAGAAAGCTCTGGGCCCAACAGTTGAAATCCCAACTGCCTTTAGCTTGCCTTCAAGTTACTTGACTCACGGTGAACCTCGGTTTCTTCAGATGGGAGACAGTAATGGGAACAGTCTTGCAGAATTGTTGGGAGGACCGTGGTTGTCTCTCTCACAGGCTACTTGACCCGTGATCACTCCTAAACAAACTGCTTTACTTCCTGTGTGGGAGATATTTCTCAGTGGCTAGTCTGGAGTAGTTGGATTAGAACGGCAACCTTTTATCTGGCCTTGTCTGGCACTCGTTCACTGGAGAGAGTCAAGGAGGTTTGAATATCTTATTGTATGAACATCTTGACCTGGGTTTGTGAGCATAGCTAACGGTGCTGTTCTGAATGTAAATGCCACTTAGTCCCACCCCATCCTCACTGTGACATTAGCCTTAACGTTGGATCACTCCTTGGGGATTGGTGGGATGGTTTTATAGTGAACTGATTATAATCCTGCCCACTCTTCTGTGCCTGACGCAAATGGACAGGCTGATTGAGGTGGAGAGTGAGGTCTGTGGTAATAGCATCAACCTGCACAGACCTGTAGCTTTTGCCCATTTGGCACCATGCTTGACCAGCTGAGCTGCGGACCGAAATAAAAGCAATTTACTCTGATAAAATAGTACTGTCTTGGCCAGGTTAGATTGTATCGTCTCATTAAAACCTAAcaagatccaaaaaaaaaaaaaaaaactaacaggatcattttgttttaaattagctTTTCTATGGATAATGACCACATCTTCCTTCCATTTGGTTTAAGAGTTGGCCTTTACCACAGTTTGATAGGAAAGATAATCCTATTTTATGTTAGTTGTTTAATTCATGGTGAAGGTTCTTGCCACTTTATGTTCTTCTGGGAATAACATGgactataaataaaatacatacagagaATGAGGATGGCTGCTTTAAGGCCCCAGACCATTACCTTCAAGTGTAACAGAACTTAACCCTTTTTGTCTTCTCTAGATACTGTTGTGAAGGACCAGGCTCGA from Neofelis nebulosa isolate mNeoNeb1 chromosome 9, mNeoNeb1.pri, whole genome shotgun sequence includes these protein-coding regions:
- the CSNK2A1 gene encoding casein kinase II subunit alpha isoform X2, with the translated sequence MYEILKALDYCHSMGIMHRDVKPHNVMIDHEHRKLRLIDWGLAEFYHPGQEYNVRVASRYFKGPELLVDYQMYDYSLDMWSLGCMLASMIFRKEPFFHGHDNYDQLVRIAKVLGTEDLYDYIDKYNIELDPRFNDILGRHSRKRWERFVHSENQHLVSPEALDFLDKLLRYDHQSRLTAREAMEHPYFYTVVKDQARMGSSSMPGGSTPVSSANMMSGISSVPTPSPLGPLAGSPVIAAANPLGMPVPAAAGAQQ